The following coding sequences are from one Schizosaccharomyces osmophilus chromosome 1, complete sequence window:
- a CDS encoding N-acetyltransferase yields MSETHIVDGEALQFRNLKYSDLGPIAALNLRAFQDSETYQWRFRGVSSAALVAIVKHFGRKAYLDPHVNCKVAYTSSHPYLGFLAYEQLPPAKLSYYEKFIKWVNSLYERFLYWWYDASAVKRRMQYNEVQYGTMLYKTGLLAQPNGFLHVHLISVNPDIQKKGVGKAILNIVHRDADKYRLPCFLVASTAGFGMYEHLGYRTIATTELRDDETGELVKLSSGMIRDAKKD; encoded by the coding sequence atgtCAGAAACACATATTGTAGATGGAGAAGCCTTGCAATTTCGCAACTTGAAATACTCAGATCTTGGGCCGATTGCGGCACTGAACCTTCGTGCTTTTCAGGATAGTGAAACATATCAATGGAGATTTCGCGGCGTCTCCTCGGCGGCTTTGGTAGCAATTGTAAAGCACTTTGGTAGGAAAGCTTATTTGGATCCCCATGTAAACTGCAAAGTAGCCTATACTTCGTCTCATCCATATCTTGGTTTTTTGGCCTACGAACAGCTTCCTCCTGCTAAACTCTCTTATTACgaaaaattcatcaaatggGTTAATTCTCTTTATGaacgttttctttattgGTGGTATGATGCTAGTGCTGTCAAACGCCGTATGCAGTACAATGAAGTCCAATACGGAACGATGCTTTACAAAACGGGTTTACTGGCTCAACCAAATGGTTTCTTGCATGTTCATTTGATTTCCGTTAATCCAgatatccaaaagaagGGAGTTGGCAAGGCTATCTTGAACATTGTCCATCGTGATGCCGATAAGTATCGCCTTCCCTGCTTCCTTGTTGCTAGTACAGCCGGTTTTGGTATGTACGAACATTTGGGCTACCGTACAATTGCCACTACAGAGCTCCGTGATGATGAAACCGGTGAACTAGTCAAACTTAGTTCAGGCATGATCAGAGATGCTAAAAAAGACTAG